CGGCGCGGCCAGTCGCCATCGGGATTCCCGGCATCTGGGAGTCGCGCCACTATCTCGACCCGTGGGCGCGCGCGCTGGCCGACGCCGGGTGGGACGCACGAATCCTGGAAGGCGTGCGCGCTATGCGCCGCCCGATTGACACGATTGCTCAGATGGCCGAGCGCTACCTTGCGCGAGAAAACCTCACTCATGTGCTGCTCTATTCGCATTCCAAAGGCGGACTGGTGGCCAAAGCGATCATGGCCGGTCCCGAGGGATGGCGTATTCGGCACCTCATCACCTTTGCGACGCCCTTCGATGGAGCACCGATCGCACGCCTGTTGCCGATCCCGAGTTTGCGTGAACTCTCCCCCGGCTCCCCCGCCATTCGCCCCCTGGCCTCACGCACTGACCTGAACGCACGGATCACTCAGATTGAGGCGACGTGGGATGAGAACGTCCCTCCCACTACGCTTCCAGGCGCGCATCGCCGGGTCATTTTGCCCATCTACGGTCACGGTCAGATGCTTGAATCGCGCGGAGCAGCACGAACATTGGTCCAGCTGGCTGAGCCGTACCGCTGTTAAATTTGCTCTCCCAGGACAACGGGTTCTGGCACAAGCGTCACGCCAAAACTTCCCTTCACCCCTGCGCGCACCGCCCGCGCCAGATCACGGATATCCTGTGCGCAGGCTCCTCCTCGGTTAGTCAGCGCCAGGACGTGCTTAGTGGACAGTGAAGCGCGCGCCGAACTGTGGCCACCGCACGGTTCACACTCGTCAGACAGCGCAAACCCTTTTCCAAAACCCGCACGGTCGATCAGCCACGCTGCCGATGTCTTGACCAGGCCCCGCCCAGCGTCAAATCGCGGAGCCTCAGGTGGCAACAGCCGCTCCGCCTCATCGGCATCAAGAATCGGGTTCGTGAAGAACGATCCGGCCGACCACGTGTCATGGTCCCCCTCGTCAATCACCATGCCCTTGGAGGCACGCAGGCGCAGGACCTCGCTGCGTACGCGATTCGTCTCGACCTGCTGTCCAATTGGAACGTCCAATGCGCGCGCGAGCTGGGAATACGCGACGGGTGCAGACATGTGTGAGCGTGTGAGCTGCAGCGTGACATCTAGGACGACCCAGCGCCCGGTAGGCCCCCACTGCGAGCCGTCCATGCGAGGTGTCAGACGCGACTGCTTCAGAATGGATGAACGATAGCCGAGCTCAAGGTCATCGTGGGTCAACTCGACGCGGCGCTGCTCAAGGCGATCCCACGCGCCTATGTGGAGCAGTGTGTGGGCAACTTCGCCGCCGTACGCTCCGATGTTCTGCACAGGTGCCGCCCCAACCGTTCCGGGGATTCCTGACAGTGCTTCCAGGCCCGACAGCCCCCGCTTCACACTCTCATTGACGAGGGCGTCCCACGCCACGCCAGATGCAGCCGTCACGATGACAGGTGAGCTCTGCGGCGCGGATGGCTCCGAGGGGGTCCAGGTGACATCTGTTTCAAGGCTTGCGCGAGCGTCACGAATCACCGTTCCATCAAACGGTGCATCGTCAGCCAGGATGTTCGATCCGCCGCCCAAAATCAGGAGGCGGTCAGGGCTGTGTTCATCGTCGGCGCGGCGCACCGCATCAATGAAGGCGTCTTCAGTGGAAGGCTCAACGAGGGTGGCCACCGGACCGCCGACACGAAAGGTCGTCATGTCAGACAGGCGGGGGGCATGCGTACGGGCGCGCGGGCGCCTATGCTCCTCGGCGTTGATCGATGGTCGGTTCTTCCCCTGTTCGCTCACGTAGGACATCCTAGCTGTCTGACTCAGGGCGCAGGTAGCGTGTCAGCCACGCACCAACCGCAACCGGAACAATCAGACACGTCAGAGCACGGTGGTACCCGATATGCGAGGCGAGCAAGCCGAGCACAGGCGGACCGATCAGGAATGCGCCGTAATTGATGGTGGACAGCACCGACAGGCGCGCAG
The sequence above is a segment of the Schaalia radingae genome. Coding sequences within it:
- a CDS encoding esterase/lipase family protein codes for the protein MNEHENAAESVRQWPLWHWFAPAETLRQEVPSWVTIPPIPQRLAVAANDLVGAARRRLQLMTSVVCDTLSAAGDSSGSQNGSDDSAASPSAGPQSPSPITVTSSALAQPATDAGTSTQPAASAHTPATLAASTATPDCAARPVAIGIPGIWESRHYLDPWARALADAGWDARILEGVRAMRRPIDTIAQMAERYLARENLTHVLLYSHSKGGLVAKAIMAGPEGWRIRHLITFATPFDGAPIARLLPIPSLRELSPGSPAIRPLASRTDLNARITQIEATWDENVPPTTLPGAHRRVILPIYGHGQMLESRGAARTLVQLAEPYRC
- a CDS encoding UDP-N-acetylmuramate dehydrogenase produces the protein MSYVSEQGKNRPSINAEEHRRPRARTHAPRLSDMTTFRVGGPVATLVEPSTEDAFIDAVRRADDEHSPDRLLILGGGSNILADDAPFDGTVIRDARASLETDVTWTPSEPSAPQSSPVIVTAASGVAWDALVNESVKRGLSGLEALSGIPGTVGAAPVQNIGAYGGEVAHTLLHIGAWDRLEQRRVELTHDDLELGYRSSILKQSRLTPRMDGSQWGPTGRWVVLDVTLQLTRSHMSAPVAYSQLARALDVPIGQQVETNRVRSEVLRLRASKGMVIDEGDHDTWSAGSFFTNPILDADEAERLLPPEAPRFDAGRGLVKTSAAWLIDRAGFGKGFALSDECEPCGGHSSARASLSTKHVLALTNRGGACAQDIRDLARAVRAGVKGSFGVTLVPEPVVLGEQI